In the Bacillus shivajii genome, one interval contains:
- a CDS encoding GerAB/ArcD/ProY family transporter: protein MKQSEYSISAVELGIVLISTILGISLLIIPRHLIEQIGTPDGWLSIIISGAIMMLLIYIYSNIQKHFPGQTLIQFFRNGSWGKWGSKLFSTFIMIYSVLIMAVVIRLFSETIQFYLLDKTPLEVVVASMLLITSYGVSKRVQGVVHLHLMFFPIITAVLLFVLVANITEVDYRHLLPILGEGVLPVLQGIPATTVPFIGGVPILFIFMAYMKQNELKPLVINGLSLMPIFLFTAIVTICYGVLGLEVNNYLTFPTMEIVKEIEIPGGFIERLDPLFLTIWILAIYGTLLSIHLIMILVLEDELKNKGNKFYTPLIIILVFLTAFAPSSIVEVEKLGGIVGILSVILTVTGIFFGYITIKLRSRAQKKNKKIS, encoded by the coding sequence ATGAAGCAAAGTGAGTACTCTATTTCAGCAGTCGAACTAGGTATCGTGCTGATTTCTACAATCTTAGGTATCTCTCTCCTTATTATTCCTAGACATCTCATCGAACAAATAGGAACTCCAGATGGTTGGCTTTCGATCATTATATCAGGAGCCATTATGATGCTACTCATTTATATTTATTCAAATATACAAAAACATTTTCCAGGTCAAACGCTTATACAATTTTTTCGTAATGGAAGTTGGGGAAAATGGGGGTCAAAACTATTTAGTACATTCATCATGATATATTCTGTATTAATAATGGCCGTTGTCATTCGACTCTTTAGTGAAACCATTCAATTTTACTTATTAGATAAAACACCTCTAGAAGTGGTGGTAGCTTCCATGTTACTAATCACCTCTTACGGTGTATCAAAGCGTGTTCAAGGAGTGGTCCATTTACATTTAATGTTCTTTCCTATTATCACGGCTGTATTATTGTTTGTCCTCGTTGCAAATATTACGGAGGTTGATTATAGACATCTACTCCCTATCTTAGGTGAAGGCGTCCTTCCTGTGTTACAAGGCATTCCTGCAACAACGGTACCATTTATTGGTGGCGTCCCTATTTTATTTATCTTTATGGCCTATATGAAACAAAATGAACTGAAGCCATTAGTTATTAATGGCTTGTCACTTATGCCGATATTTTTATTCACTGCAATCGTGACCATTTGTTACGGTGTACTAGGTTTAGAAGTAAATAATTACTTAACGTTTCCTACGATGGAGATTGTAAAAGAAATAGAAATCCCCGGCGGTTTCATAGAACGCTTAGATCCATTATTTCTTACTATTTGGATTTTAGCGATTTATGGAACGTTACTAAGTATTCATTTAATCATGATCTTAGTGCTAGAAGATGAATTAAAGAACAAAGGGAATAAATTTTATACACCATTGATTATTATCTTAGTTTTTTTAACAGCTTTTGCTCCTTCATCAATCGTTGAAGTAGAAAAATTAGGTGGAATCGTCGGGATACTTTCAGTTATCTTGACTGTTACAGGCATCTTCTTTGGTTATATTACGATCAAGTTGCGCTCACGAGCACAAAAAAAGAATAAAAAGATCTCATAA
- a CDS encoding VOC family protein has protein sequence MLYTFKAIDHVQLAAPKGSEHQAREFFTNVLGFEEIEKPEPLKKRGGVWFKSGNIQIHIGIEDPFSPAKKAHPAFEIEKIEELKVYLKKCNVMFKEDGNLPGANRIYVDDPFGNRLEILEWI, from the coding sequence ATGTTATATACATTTAAAGCGATTGATCATGTCCAATTAGCAGCACCAAAAGGTTCTGAGCATCAGGCGCGTGAATTTTTTACCAATGTACTTGGATTTGAAGAAATCGAAAAACCAGAACCATTAAAAAAACGTGGGGGTGTCTGGTTTAAGTCTGGAAACATTCAAATTCACATTGGAATTGAGGACCCGTTTTCACCTGCCAAAAAAGCCCACCCAGCCTTTGAAATCGAAAAAATTGAAGAGTTAAAAGTATATTTGAAAAAATGCAATGTGATGTTTAAAGAGGATGGCAACCTACCAGGGGCAAATCGTATTTACGTTGATGATCCATTTGGTAATAGGCTTGAAATACTAGAGTGGATATAA
- the ltaE gene encoding low-specificity L-threonine aldolase, which translates to MIDLRSDTVTKPTDEMRQLMANADVGDDVYGEDPTVNELEAYAAEMLGKEAGLFVTSGTQGNQAAILAHTRPGQEVIMDDESHVFLYEGAAAAAFAGVQSRTLPHDRGQIDLEQLEAAIRPEDVHFPETGLIWLENTHNRSGGSVLPLSYMMQVQQIAEKHNIPVHVDGARLFNAAVANNVSVKELSACADSVQFCLSKGLGAPIGSMLVGDKSFIDTARKKRKMLGGGLRQVGVIAAPALHSLKTSIYRLAEDHEHAKMLAKAFEDHTKLALINDVETNILYVDTTPTNKNADEWLELLKEHDIHANAFTSTTIRFVTHRDISKDDIEKVINTLKQIES; encoded by the coding sequence ATGATCGATTTAAGAAGTGATACGGTTACAAAACCAACAGATGAGATGAGACAGTTAATGGCTAACGCTGATGTTGGGGATGATGTATATGGCGAAGATCCGACTGTAAATGAATTAGAAGCATATGCAGCTGAAATGCTTGGAAAAGAAGCTGGGTTATTCGTAACGAGCGGAACACAAGGGAATCAGGCAGCCATCCTCGCTCATACGAGACCTGGTCAAGAAGTGATTATGGATGATGAATCTCACGTGTTTTTATATGAAGGAGCAGCAGCTGCTGCTTTTGCCGGGGTACAATCTAGAACCTTGCCACATGATAGAGGACAAATCGACCTAGAACAATTAGAAGCAGCAATCCGTCCTGAAGACGTTCATTTTCCAGAAACAGGTCTTATTTGGTTAGAAAATACTCACAACCGTAGCGGTGGTTCTGTTCTTCCACTTTCGTATATGATGCAAGTTCAACAAATTGCAGAAAAGCATAACATCCCAGTCCACGTTGACGGCGCTCGTTTATTTAATGCAGCTGTGGCAAACAATGTTTCAGTAAAAGAACTTTCAGCATGTGCAGATTCTGTACAATTTTGTTTATCAAAAGGCCTCGGCGCTCCGATAGGCTCAATGTTAGTTGGAGACAAATCGTTTATTGATACAGCAAGGAAAAAACGTAAAATGTTGGGCGGAGGATTAAGACAGGTTGGCGTGATCGCAGCTCCTGCTCTTCATTCATTGAAAACAAGCATTTATCGCTTAGCAGAAGATCATGAACATGCAAAAATGCTCGCAAAGGCTTTTGAAGACCATACCAAACTAGCCCTTATAAATGATGTAGAAACTAACATTCTTTATGTTGATACTACACCAACGAATAAAAATGCCGATGAGTGGCTAGAGCTTTTAAAAGAACATGATATTCATGCAAATGCCTTTACATCAACAACAATCCGATTTGTCACACACCGCGATATATCAAAAGACGACATTGAAAAAGTGATCAATACATTAAAGCAAATAGAAAGTTGA
- a CDS encoding TIGR01212 family radical SAM protein (This family includes YhcC from E. coli K-12, an uncharacterized radical SAM protein.), whose protein sequence is MNEQHPPLSFGEKRYHTWNSHLKRTFGEKIFKVPLDAGFDCPNRDGNVASGGCTFCSERGSGDFAGNRKDDLVTQFTTIKEKLHNKWKKGKYIGYFQAYTNTYAPVEELREMFEVILEQEDVVGLSIATRPDCLPDDVVEYLAELNERTYLWVELGLQTVHDRTGDLINRAHDYQCYVDGVNKLRKHNIRVCSHIINGLPLEDYNMMMETAREVAKLDVQGIKIHLLHLLKKTPMVKQYEKGMLEFMSLDEYVKLVCDQLEVIPSSMIVHRLTGDGPADLMIGPMWSLNKWDVLNSIDHELKRRNSWQGKYYNAQKEVPSK, encoded by the coding sequence ATGAATGAACAACATCCCCCCCTATCTTTCGGGGAAAAAAGATACCACACATGGAATTCTCATTTAAAAAGAACGTTTGGTGAAAAAATCTTTAAAGTCCCATTAGATGCTGGTTTTGATTGTCCAAATCGCGATGGAAACGTCGCAAGTGGTGGCTGTACATTTTGTAGTGAGCGTGGCTCAGGAGACTTCGCTGGTAACCGCAAAGATGATCTTGTCACTCAATTTACAACAATTAAAGAAAAGCTCCATAATAAATGGAAAAAAGGAAAGTATATCGGTTACTTTCAAGCGTATACAAATACGTACGCGCCTGTTGAAGAACTGCGTGAAATGTTTGAAGTGATTTTAGAACAAGAGGACGTCGTCGGCCTTTCCATCGCGACTCGCCCTGATTGCCTTCCTGATGACGTCGTTGAATACTTAGCTGAATTAAACGAACGAACGTACCTTTGGGTAGAATTAGGATTACAAACCGTCCACGACCGAACAGGTGACTTAATTAATCGAGCACATGATTACCAATGTTATGTTGATGGAGTAAACAAATTAAGAAAACATAACATTCGTGTATGCTCTCATATCATTAATGGTCTTCCACTTGAAGATTACAATATGATGATGGAAACTGCTCGAGAAGTTGCAAAGCTTGACGTTCAAGGAATCAAGATTCACTTACTGCATTTATTAAAAAAGACACCGATGGTAAAACAATATGAAAAAGGGATGCTCGAATTTATGAGTTTAGACGAATACGTCAAGCTCGTCTGTGACCAACTTGAAGTGATCCCCTCATCAATGATTGTCCATCGATTAACTGGAGATGGTCCAGCAGATTTAATGATCGGCCCAATGTGGAGTTTGAATAAATGGGACGTATTAAACTCGATTGACCATGAATTAAAACGCCGTAACAGCTGGCAAGGAAAATATTACAACGCACAAAAGGAGGTTCCATCAAAATGA
- a CDS encoding tRNA (mnm(5)s(2)U34)-methyltransferase: protein MKLDGILPFARTLLEKSVPVNGVAIDATAGNGHDTVFLAKLVKEHGTVYSFDVQEQAIEKTNQRIQEQDVKTQVQVIHDGHENIDLYLKQEHQNGINGAIFNLGYLPGSDKTVTTTPDTTIEAIGKILNELKKEGILVLVVYHGHHEGKVEKDQLLPFVRNLPQEDYHVLEYQFTNQKNDPPFIIAIEKR from the coding sequence ATGAAGCTTGACGGAATCCTTCCTTTTGCCCGAACATTATTAGAAAAATCCGTTCCTGTTAATGGTGTTGCAATCGACGCCACTGCTGGGAATGGCCACGACACCGTTTTTCTCGCAAAACTGGTTAAAGAACACGGTACTGTATACAGTTTCGATGTTCAAGAGCAAGCGATTGAAAAAACAAACCAACGAATTCAAGAGCAAGATGTAAAAACTCAAGTTCAAGTCATCCATGATGGTCATGAGAACATTGACTTGTATTTAAAACAAGAACATCAAAACGGGATTAACGGGGCCATTTTTAACTTAGGATACTTGCCTGGTAGTGATAAGACTGTTACGACAACCCCTGATACAACAATTGAAGCGATCGGCAAAATTTTAAACGAGTTAAAAAAAGAAGGTATTCTCGTTTTAGTCGTTTATCATGGTCACCATGAAGGGAAAGTAGAAAAAGATCAACTACTCCCCTTTGTTCGTAACTTGCCTCAAGAGGACTATCACGTGTTAGAATACCAATTTACAAACCAAAAAAATGATCCACCTTTTATTATAGCAATAGAAAAAAGATAA
- a CDS encoding CBO0543 family protein has protein sequence MGRDDKWNDIIDLRIQLWEKIYSYWVEETLFTFNWWLLLTTAIGIFIVWFILLNKKIIIEIIAFGLLISTFAFILDLIGITMVLWSYPDRILPLLQPTLEIHKLHMPIIYMLIYQYFRSWIPFIIVITITSFVFSFVLEPLLEWLNIYEAYHWHHIYSFPIYIALAIIFKWTIEKLKNVEKRHRENDHYS, from the coding sequence ATGGGAAGGGATGATAAATGGAATGACATCATTGATTTACGAATACAACTTTGGGAGAAGATATACAGCTATTGGGTTGAAGAAACACTCTTTACATTTAATTGGTGGTTACTATTAACAACTGCTATTGGCATATTTATCGTGTGGTTCATTCTGTTGAACAAAAAGATCATTATTGAAATTATCGCCTTTGGACTTTTAATCTCTACGTTCGCTTTTATCTTAGATTTAATTGGCATTACGATGGTGCTCTGGTCATATCCCGATAGAATACTCCCTTTATTGCAACCGACTTTAGAAATTCATAAATTACATATGCCGATTATTTATATGTTAATTTATCAATATTTTCGGTCATGGATACCCTTTATCATAGTAATTACAATCACTTCATTTGTGTTCTCTTTTGTATTAGAGCCTTTATTAGAATGGCTAAACATTTACGAAGCTTATCATTGGCACCACATTTATTCATTTCCAATCTATATTGCTCTTGCAATCATCTTTAAGTGGACAATCGAAAAATTGAAAAACGTTGAAAAGCGTCATCGAGAGAACGATCATTATTCTTAA
- a CDS encoding tetraprenyl-beta-curcumene synthase family protein, translating to MRVPTKSWTLMFKIYKEVIPVVHEYLDEWKEKARQIPDKELRSQALASIETKTFHCEGGAIYGLLAGEKRKDVIRFIVAYQTISDYLDNLCDRSTSLDPNDFASLHESMPDALTPGAPLRDYYRFRNDKDDGGYLLDLVKTCQDCVASFPNYSAVKKEILFLAEIYCDLQVHKHVVHDERVPRLKTWFEKYQQQVPPMNWYEFSACAGSTLGIFCLTAYSASERNLTENDAILIKKGYFPFVQGLHILMDYFIDQEEDREGGDLNFCFYYENDEEMLERMEHFFKKADESLSTMPDSKFHKLINNGLLAIYLADDKVKKDRELKLKGKRLIQRGGAPTFFFYMNGWVYRRKSGT from the coding sequence GTGAGGGTTCCAACGAAATCTTGGACATTAATGTTTAAAATATATAAAGAAGTCATCCCGGTTGTACATGAATATTTAGATGAATGGAAAGAGAAGGCACGACAAATCCCTGATAAAGAATTGCGATCACAAGCATTAGCTAGTATTGAGACGAAAACCTTTCACTGTGAAGGTGGTGCGATATATGGTTTACTAGCCGGTGAAAAAAGGAAGGATGTCATTCGTTTTATTGTAGCCTACCAAACAATCAGTGATTATTTGGATAACTTATGTGACCGAAGTACGTCACTTGATCCTAACGATTTTGCTTCGCTCCATGAATCAATGCCAGATGCATTAACTCCTGGCGCTCCTTTACGAGACTATTATCGGTTTCGTAATGATAAAGATGATGGTGGTTATTTGCTCGATTTAGTAAAGACGTGCCAAGATTGTGTGGCAAGCTTTCCTAATTATTCAGCTGTAAAAAAGGAGATTCTTTTTTTAGCTGAAATTTATTGTGATCTGCAAGTTCATAAACATGTTGTTCATGATGAACGTGTTCCTCGTTTAAAAACGTGGTTTGAAAAATATCAACAACAAGTTCCTCCAATGAACTGGTATGAGTTTTCAGCATGTGCGGGTTCTACTCTTGGGATTTTTTGTTTAACGGCTTATTCTGCAAGCGAACGAAACTTAACGGAAAATGATGCGATATTAATAAAAAAAGGGTACTTCCCTTTCGTACAAGGGTTACATATTTTAATGGACTACTTTATTGATCAGGAAGAAGACCGCGAGGGTGGCGATTTGAATTTCTGTTTTTATTATGAAAATGATGAAGAGATGCTTGAACGAATGGAGCATTTCTTTAAAAAAGCAGATGAATCACTATCGACGATGCCTGACAGTAAATTTCATAAATTAATTAATAACGGTTTATTAGCAATTTATTTAGCAGATGATAAAGTAAAAAAAGATCGAGAATTAAAACTGAAGGGGAAACGTCTGATCCAACGTGGTGGCGCACCAACATTTTTTTTCTACATGAATGGATGGGTATACCGCCGAAAAAGTGGGACGTAA
- a CDS encoding alpha/beta hydrolase: MMINRTLPVKGMKEMWKWESEKAKGVFVIVHGAGEYHVRYQWVVKQLTGLGYHVIMGDLPGQGTTEGPRGHVDRFSNYINVVKSWLTEARKYELPITLLGHSMGGLISIHTLMSLQKSELPNVAILSSPCLGLVNNPPAYKKVASYVLNGVAPKVLFPSGLESGSGTRDEWMRKRDKADDRLIKHVSVRWYQELCKAMEKAHKNTDSLPDVPLLVTQGGDDRIVNKQEVKRWFDALPLTDKYYKEWPEVYHEVLNDPGKEEVLAHLLGFVTLHEAW; encoded by the coding sequence ATGATGATAAATAGAACATTACCTGTGAAAGGGATGAAAGAAATGTGGAAGTGGGAATCAGAAAAAGCTAAAGGGGTATTTGTGATTGTTCATGGAGCTGGAGAATATCATGTAAGATATCAATGGGTTGTTAAACAACTAACAGGGCTCGGTTATCATGTGATTATGGGTGATTTACCAGGACAAGGGACAACGGAGGGCCCCCGCGGACATGTTGACCGATTTTCAAATTATATAAATGTCGTAAAAAGCTGGCTGACAGAAGCAAGGAAGTACGAGCTTCCAATCACACTACTTGGTCATAGCATGGGTGGGCTGATCTCGATTCATACACTCATGAGTTTGCAAAAGAGTGAGCTGCCAAATGTCGCAATCTTATCTTCACCATGTCTTGGCCTTGTCAATAATCCTCCTGCATATAAAAAAGTAGCAAGTTATGTGTTAAATGGGGTTGCACCGAAAGTATTGTTTCCATCTGGGCTAGAGTCTGGCTCGGGAACGCGTGACGAATGGATGAGAAAGCGTGATAAAGCCGATGATCGCCTCATAAAACATGTCAGTGTTAGATGGTACCAGGAACTATGTAAGGCAATGGAAAAAGCACATAAGAACACAGATTCACTTCCTGACGTTCCGCTCTTAGTAACACAAGGTGGTGACGACCGGATTGTGAATAAACAGGAAGTAAAACGTTGGTTCGATGCATTACCGTTAACCGATAAATATTATAAAGAATGGCCTGAAGTTTACCATGAGGTGCTTAACGATCCTGGAAAAGAAGAAGTGTTAGCCCATTTATTAGGGTTTGTCACACTTCATGAAGCGTGGTAA
- a CDS encoding gamma carbonic anhydrase, whose product MLYPYKNKWPKINETVFLADGVIVTGDVEIGEKSSLWFNTVIRGDVAPTVIGKNVNVQDNSVLHQSPNNPLILEDGVTIGHQCILHSCVIRKDALVGMGSTILDGAEIGEGAFIGAGSLVPQGKKIPPNTLAFGRPAKIVRDLTEEDINDMQRIQREYVEKGQHYKEVIEEMKKNK is encoded by the coding sequence TTGCTTTATCCTTATAAAAATAAATGGCCTAAGATCAATGAGACGGTCTTTCTCGCTGACGGAGTAATTGTCACAGGTGATGTTGAAATAGGTGAAAAATCAAGTTTATGGTTTAACACAGTGATTCGCGGTGACGTTGCGCCAACAGTTATTGGAAAAAATGTGAACGTTCAAGATAATAGCGTTTTACATCAAAGTCCAAATAATCCTCTCATTCTAGAAGATGGTGTAACGATCGGTCATCAATGTATTTTACATAGCTGCGTCATTCGAAAAGATGCATTAGTTGGTATGGGATCAACGATCTTAGACGGTGCTGAAATAGGTGAAGGAGCATTTATAGGTGCAGGCAGCCTCGTCCCACAAGGAAAAAAAATCCCGCCAAATACATTAGCATTTGGTCGTCCAGCAAAAATCGTTCGTGATCTTACAGAAGAGGATATAAATGATATGCAAAGGATTCAGCGCGAGTATGTGGAGAAAGGCCAACATTATAAAGAAGTAATTGAAGAAATGAAAAAAAATAAGTAA
- the metK gene encoding methionine adenosyltransferase, with translation MAEKRRLFTSESVTEGHPDKICDQISDAILDEIMKNDPNARVACETSVNTGLVLVAGEISTSTYVDIPKIVRETVKGIGYTRAKYGFDYETCAVLTSIDEQSADIAQGVDQALEAREGQMTEEEIEAIGAGDQGLMFGYADNQTEELMPLPISLSHKLARRLSEVRKNETIDYLRPDAKTQVTIEYDENDQPIRVDTIVISTQHHPEITLDQIKKDLHEHVIKPVVPANLLDDKTKYFINPTGRFVIGGPQGDAGLTGRKIIVDTYGGYARHGGGAFSGKDATKVDRSAAYAARYVAKNIVASGLADRCEVQLAYAIGVAQPVSIAIDTFGTGKVSEDVLVEVVRNNFDLRPAGIIKMLDLRRPIYKQTAAYGHFGRTDVDLPWERTDKAEIIKEQAANGEKK, from the coding sequence GTGGCAGAGAAACGTCGTTTGTTTACTTCTGAATCAGTCACGGAAGGTCACCCGGATAAAATTTGTGACCAAATTTCAGATGCAATTTTAGATGAGATCATGAAAAATGATCCAAATGCACGTGTTGCTTGTGAAACGTCAGTGAACACAGGACTTGTGTTAGTAGCGGGGGAGATTTCAACTTCAACGTATGTAGATATTCCAAAAATCGTTCGTGAAACGGTAAAGGGAATTGGCTACACTCGTGCAAAATACGGTTTTGACTATGAAACATGTGCTGTTTTAACATCTATTGATGAACAATCCGCAGATATTGCACAAGGTGTTGACCAAGCGCTTGAAGCACGAGAAGGCCAAATGACAGAGGAAGAAATCGAGGCAATTGGAGCTGGTGACCAAGGGTTAATGTTTGGATATGCAGATAACCAAACAGAAGAACTTATGCCACTGCCAATTTCTTTATCTCATAAATTGGCACGCCGCTTGAGTGAAGTTCGTAAAAATGAAACGATCGATTACCTACGACCAGATGCTAAAACACAAGTTACGATTGAATATGATGAAAATGATCAGCCAATAAGAGTTGATACGATCGTCATCTCAACACAGCATCACCCAGAAATAACCCTTGATCAAATTAAAAAAGACTTGCATGAGCACGTCATTAAACCCGTTGTTCCAGCGAATCTTCTAGATGATAAAACAAAATACTTCATCAATCCAACGGGCCGTTTTGTAATCGGTGGTCCTCAAGGTGATGCTGGTTTAACAGGCAGAAAGATTATTGTTGACACTTACGGAGGTTATGCTCGTCACGGCGGCGGTGCATTCTCTGGTAAAGATGCAACGAAAGTAGACCGATCAGCAGCATATGCCGCTCGTTACGTAGCGAAAAACATTGTTGCATCAGGTCTTGCAGATCGTTGTGAAGTACAACTTGCATACGCAATTGGTGTTGCACAGCCTGTATCAATTGCGATCGACACCTTCGGAACAGGCAAAGTATCTGAAGATGTTTTAGTTGAAGTTGTTCGTAATAACTTTGACTTGCGCCCAGCAGGAATTATTAAAATGCTTGACTTACGACGCCCGATCTATAAACAGACTGCGGCATATGGACACTTTGGTCGTACAGATGTTGACCTACCTTGGGAGCGTACGGACAAAGCAGAAATTATTAAAGAACAAGCAGCAAATGGCGAAAAAAAATAA
- the pckA gene encoding phosphoenolpyruvate carboxykinase (ATP), translated as MSTIHFETELERILRNDNVHTDLSTTCLIEKALERNEGRLTSTGAFCATTGKYTGRSPKDRFVVEERSTVDKVDWGTVNQPVSSDVFERLYLKVLHYLSEKDELFVRHGFAGADKAHRLPIRIVNEYAWHNLFVQQLFIRPIAEELASLIPEFTIVSAPGFKANPEVDGTKSETFIMVSLEKRTILIGGTEYAGEMKKSIFSVMNYLLPERNVLSMHCSANVGVEGDVALFFGLSGTGKTTLSADPHRSLIGDDEHGWSNTGVFNIEGGCYAKCINLSEEKEPQIYNAIRFGSVLENVVIDDNTREPDYDDNLYTENTRAAYPIESIPNCATPSIAGHPNTIIFLTADAFGVLPPISKLTKEQAMYHFLSGYTSKLAGTERGITEPEATFSTCFGSPFLPLPAMTYAKMLGEKINEHDVDVYLVNTGWSGGSYGIGKRMNLPYTRAMVQAALEGELKSAETVKDPIFGLNVPLHCPGVPDEVLQPRETWTDKEAYDKKATELAQQFKANFKKFEDVPAEVINAGPTV; from the coding sequence ATGAGTACAATCCACTTCGAAACTGAACTTGAACGAATTTTACGTAATGATAATGTGCACACTGATTTGTCAACAACTTGCTTAATAGAAAAAGCATTAGAACGCAACGAAGGTCGATTAACATCTACTGGTGCGTTTTGTGCGACTACTGGAAAATATACAGGACGTTCTCCAAAAGACCGCTTCGTCGTGGAAGAGCGTTCTACTGTAGATAAAGTTGACTGGGGGACGGTAAATCAACCAGTTTCTTCGGATGTATTCGAGCGTTTATACTTAAAAGTGTTACACTATTTAAGTGAGAAAGATGAACTTTTTGTCCGTCACGGTTTTGCTGGTGCAGACAAAGCACACCGCCTTCCAATTCGCATCGTAAATGAGTATGCTTGGCATAACTTATTTGTTCAGCAATTGTTTATTCGCCCAATTGCAGAGGAATTAGCTTCTCTCATTCCTGAGTTTACAATTGTTTCAGCACCTGGATTTAAAGCAAATCCTGAAGTAGATGGTACTAAGTCTGAAACATTCATTATGGTTTCTTTGGAAAAACGTACGATCTTAATCGGGGGAACAGAATATGCAGGGGAAATGAAGAAATCGATCTTCTCTGTCATGAATTATTTATTGCCTGAAAGAAATGTCTTGTCGATGCATTGTTCAGCAAATGTAGGTGTTGAGGGAGACGTTGCTTTATTTTTCGGTTTATCCGGCACAGGGAAAACAACACTTTCAGCTGATCCACATCGTAGCTTAATTGGTGACGATGAACATGGCTGGTCTAATACTGGTGTATTTAACATTGAAGGTGGTTGTTACGCAAAGTGTATTAACTTGTCAGAAGAAAAAGAGCCACAAATTTATAACGCGATCCGCTTCGGCTCAGTTTTAGAAAATGTCGTCATCGATGATAATACACGTGAGCCAGATTATGATGACAATTTATATACAGAAAATACGCGTGCTGCTTATCCAATTGAGTCTATTCCGAATTGTGCGACTCCAAGCATTGCTGGACATCCAAACACGATCATTTTCTTAACAGCAGATGCGTTTGGAGTTTTACCTCCTATCAGCAAATTAACGAAAGAGCAAGCAATGTATCATTTCTTATCCGGTTACACAAGTAAACTTGCTGGAACAGAACGTGGTATTACTGAGCCAGAAGCGACGTTTTCAACATGCTTTGGTTCACCGTTCTTACCCCTTCCAGCAATGACATATGCGAAAATGCTCGGAGAAAAAATCAATGAACATGACGTAGACGTTTATCTCGTCAATACTGGATGGTCTGGTGGTTCGTACGGTATCGGAAAACGAATGAACCTCCCTTATACGCGTGCAATGGTGCAAGCAGCTCTTGAAGGAGAACTAAAATCAGCAGAAACAGTAAAAGATCCAATCTTCGGTTTAAATGTCCCACTTCATTGCCCTGGTGTTCCAGATGAAGTGCTTCAGCCAAGAGAAACTTGGACAGATAAAGAAGCATATGACAAAAAAGCAACAGAACTCGCACAGCAATTTAAAGCCAACTTCAAAAAATTCGAAGACGTTCCTGCAGAAGTGATAAATGCAGGACCAACAGTTTAA